DNA sequence from the Parachlamydia acanthamoebae genome:
GTCTTAACGTCCCTCAAACATGCCAAGTGATCTTTGTTCCCGAAACAACAACAAAGGTCTTCTACAATTATGCTCCCCTTGACTCATCAGACAGCCGTACCGTCATTTCAGTTCCTTTAGAAGTGAGTTGCCCCAATTTTCTCGAAGCGGCTGCAAAGTACTTCAGAGAAAAGGGGCAAATGATTACTCACGTCAGCAAAGGTCCTAGCCTTCACGATAAAAGCTAGGAGCTGGTCTTAGAAAGTAATGAATTCTGTCTTTCACAAAAAGGGAATAGAGGATATCGATCTGAACATCAACTTCTTTTTGGATAATGGGCATGGCTTTTTCTGCAATTTGTTTTACAAGTTGGCAATTCTCTGGAAGAGCAAGTTTTTGACTAATGTAGCTTACTGAAAACACATGAGCAGCTTCTTCAGCCATACCTTTTTTAAAACCTTGATAGAGTGGGATTTCTTCTGCTTTCGATCCATTTTTTCTAAAAATATTCCCAATAATCCGATCCGTGTCTTCTCTTGAGAGATTATCCATTTTCTCGATGATCCATTCTTTAGTTGGCTTCCGAAATTTGGTTTCGGGTGCATAATGCCACTCTAGTGCTTCTTTAGCAGATTGAGGTGTCATTCCTAGCTTTTCCAAACTGCTATCTAATTTATATAAGTTTTCTAATATTGGATTCATAGTTACTCCTTATTATTTGTTTGTATTAAAAAAGAAAAGATGATTCCCATCGCTTGTAAATCATCTCTCTTTCGCTGAATTTTCATTCATAAATCTATTGTAATCCGGTTCAAAATTTGATACAGTCGTGCGCCTTAGAGGCCTTTTCTAAATCAAGAAAGAAACCGTAAAATCTAATTTGTAAATGCTCCCGAATTAAGGAACTTATTATGCCCATTTCAATTGAAAGAATTAAATCCAAACAAATTACGATTGGCATTGTGGGTTTAGGTTATGTGGGTTTTCCTCTTTCTCTAGTTTTTGCTGAAGCAAATGTTCGTGTTATTGGTTTTGATATCGATGTTAACAAGATTTCTGCCATTCAAGAAGGTAAAAGCTACATTCATCATATTAATCATGGTCGATTGCAAAAGGTACGAGAAAACGATCAATTTACTGCAACTTCGAATTATGAACAAATTTCCCACTGCGATGCTGTCATTATTTGCGTCCCTACGCCACTTGATCATCACTTGGAGCCTGATTTACGCTTTGTAGAAGAAACATGTGAATCGATTGCTCCTCATTTGCAACCCTACACTTTAGTTTCTTTAGAAAGCACCACATGGCCTGGCACAACTGATGAAGTCGTTCTTCCCATTTTAGAAAAATCCGGAAAAGTGCGCCTTAATGAAAATCTTTACCTTTGCTTTAGCCCTGAAAGGGAAGACCCAGGTAACAAGTCTTTTGGCACAAAAAATATTCCGAAACTTGTGGGTGGAGCAAACGAAAAAAGTTTAGAACTTGCCGTAGAATTATATCGACTTGGAATCGAAAATATCGTTCCCCTTTCCAGCATGCGCGTAGCTGAGACTGCTAAATTATTCGAAAATATCTTTCGCAGTGTTAACATCGCCTTAGTGAATGAATTAAAATTGATTTGTGACCCTATGGGTATTGACGTTTGGGAAGTCATTCGAGCAGCAGCCACCAAGCCATTTGGTTTCATGCCTTTTTGGCCAGGCCCAGGATTAGGCGGACACTGTATTCCGATTGATCCTTTTTACCTCACATGGAAGGCCAAAGAATTTGGCGTGCAAACACGCTTCATTGAACTTGCCGGCGAAATCAACCGATCCATGCCACGCTATGTGGTAAGCAAAGTTCAAGATTGCTTAAATCAATCTGAAAAAGCAATGAAAGGATCCAAAATTTTGATTTTAGGGCTCGCTTATAAATCTGACATCGACGATATGCGCGAAAGTCCCAGCTTAGAGCTGATCAAAATGATGCAAGAAAAAGGAGCGGTTGTTGATTATCACGACAATCACATTCCTGAAATTGGAATGAGTAGAGAATACAGCTTCTTAGAAGGCAAAAAAAGCGTTTCCTTGTCTGAAAATTATGACTGCTTTGTTTTGGCAACTAAACACAGCTATTTTTCGGCAGATCACATTTTATCATTTAGGGTCCCCACTGTAGACACAAGAAATTTTTTACCAGAAAACTCACTTGTCTTTAAAGCCTAGTGAAATTTTTAAGGAGGAATCATGGAGTTCATTGACATCAAAAAACAGTATCAACTGTACAAAAAAGAGATCGACTTGGCCATTCATGAAGTTCTTGACCAAGGAAATTTTATTATGGGCGAACAAGTACGCACTCTAGAAAGCACTCTTGCTCAATATACAAATACCAAGCATTGCATTACGGTATCAAGTGGGACAGACAGTTTACAAATTGCTCTTATGGCTCTTGGAGTTGGTTTTGGTGATGAAGTGATTACCGTGCCTTTCACCTGGATTTCTTCGACTGAAGTCATTGGTCTAGTCGGAGCCACACCCGTTTTTGTCGACATCGAAGACCGCACCTATAATATCGATGTCGAACAACTTGAAAAAGCCATTACACCTAAAACAAAAGCCATTCTTCCTGTTAGTCTATTTGGCCAAATGCCTGATTACACAGCCATTAATGAAATTGCCAACAAATATGGCTTGCCCGTCATTGAAGACGGTGCTCAAAGTTTTGGAGCGACTCAACACGGCCGAAAAAGCTGTTCTGCTACAACCATTGGTTCAACGAGTTTTTTCCCAGCTAAACCTCTCGGTTGCTATGGTGACGGCGGAGCCCTCTTTACAAATGATGACACTTTAGCGGCAAAAATGCGCGCAATTCGCACGCATGGCGGTGAAAGACGCCACCATCACACGTGCCTCGGGATGAACGGTCGTTTAGACACCATGCAAGCAGCCATTTTATTAGCAAAGTTTCCACATTTTGATCAGGAAGCGCAAGCACGCGCAAGCATTGGCCATTTTTATTCCCAAGAACTAGCTGGTTATTGTGTTATCCCCGAAATTCAAGCTGGCAATACGCATGTATATGCACAGTATACCATTCGAACACCCGAAAGAGATGAACTAGCCAAGTATTTACAAGCTAAAGGTGTGCCAACAGGCATTTATTATCCAAAATGTGTGCATGAACAACCCGTCTTCAAACCTTTGGGCTATGCAAGGGGATCGATGCCTGTTGCAGAAAAAATGGCAGATGAAGTGATTAGCCTTCCAATGCACCCTTGGTTAACAGAAGAAGATCAACATCATATCATAAACATGATTAAAGAATTTTGCTGTGCCCCAGCTGCATGCTAAAAGGAGCTTTTTGTAATGACAACTTTATCGTATAATAAAAACCTTGCTTTGATAGGCGGTGGGCGCTGGGGAAAAAACTTGGCCAGAAATTTCTATCAGTTGGGTGTATTGCATACATTATGCGACTCTCATCCAACCACTTTAGAAACCTTTCGGCAAAATTACCCGGAACTCCATCTGACGTCTTCTTATGATGAAGTTCTGAACAATTCACACATTCAATCTGTGGTCATTGCTGCACCAGCTATTGCTCATTATGCTCTTGCAAAAAAGGCTCTTCTTGCTGGAAAAGATGTTTATGTCGAAAAACCTTTGTGTTTAGATAGCCGAGAAGGGGAAGAGCTCATCCATTTAGCTGAAGAAAAAGGCTGTATCCTCATGGTAGGACACCTTTTGCAATACCATCCTTGCATCAAAGCTTTGCAAGAGCTTTTGGGACGAGGAGAGCTAGGAAAATTACACTATATCGTTTCAAACCGTTTAAATCTCGGCAGCATTCGCACAGAAGAAAATGCGCTGTGGAGCTTTGCTCCACATGACATTTCCGTCATTCTGTCTTTAGTAGGACACAACCTTCCTCATCAAGTGCGTTGTACTGGTGCTGACTACCTTTCTAAAGGTGTTGCCGATACGACCATGACAACTCTTCGCTTTGCCAATGATGTGCGCGCTCATATTTATGTCAGCTGGTTGCACCCTTTTAAAGAGCAAAAACTTGTGGTGATTGGATCGACTGGAATGGCGGTTTTCGACGACACAAAACCGTGGGATGAAAAGCTTGTGCTTTATCGAAATCACGTAACTTGGACAGATGGAAATATTCCCTTGGCAAACAAAAATGAAGCCGAAAAAGTCGTTGTTCCTCAAGCTGAGCCTCTCAGAGAGGAATGCCTTCACTTCATTAAATGCTGCCAAGAGCGGATTGCCCCCCGAACTGATGGTAAAGAAGGGTTACAAGTGCTGAAGGTTTTACAAGCTGCTCAAGCTAGCTTAAATGAGGACGGAGCGGAAAAAAATCCATCCATTAAATCTTCTTTAGAGCAAACCTCTCCTCAATATTATGCCCACCCCACGGCTATAATTGGTCCTCAAGCAGAAATTGAAGTGGGCACTAAAATTTGGCATTTCAGCCACATCATGGATGGAGCAAAAGTCGGCCAAGCATGCAATATCGGTCAAAATGTGGTGATTAGCCCCTCTGTTGTGCTAGGGAAAAATGTCAAAGTTCAAAACAACGTCAGTGTTTATACGGGCGTCATTTGCGAGGACCACGTTTTTCTAGGTCCTAGCATGGTTTTCACAAACGTGATTAATCCCCGCAGTGCAGTCAATAGACGCGGCGAATATCAAAAAACGTTCGTTCGTAAGGGAGCTACAATCGGTGCCAATGCAACCATTGTTTGTGGTGTTGAGCTTGGCGAATATTGTTTTATTGGATCCGGCGCTGTGATTACAAAAGATATTCCTCCATATGCTCTTATCGTAGGAAATCCTGGCCGTCAGATTGGTTGGATGAGCCGCCATGGAGAAAAACTCGATTTGCCAGTTTCTATTCCTGAAGATGAAATACTTGAAGCATCCTGCCCTGTCACAGGAGAACGTTATCAATTAAAAGGGAATCGAATTGTACCAGTAGATATTTCCCAAGTAGCATCCGAAAACCTTCTTCAAGAAGCATTCTAAGGAATTTTTTCATGAAAATTGCCACAATTATCGGGGCGCGCCCTCAATTCATCAAAGCTGCAGCTTTAAGTCGTGCCATTTCGGAACACGATCATATTCAGGAAATTCTTATTCATACGGGACAACATTATGACCGCAATATGTCGGATGTTTTCTTTTCCGAAATGGGCATTCCTACCCCCACTTACCAACTTGGGGTAGGAGGGTGTTCTCAAGGAGCTATGACGGGTCGTATGCTTGAAAAAATTGAAGAAATTTTACTGCAAGAAAA
Encoded proteins:
- a CDS encoding Gfo/Idh/MocA family oxidoreductase, whose amino-acid sequence is MTTLSYNKNLALIGGGRWGKNLARNFYQLGVLHTLCDSHPTTLETFRQNYPELHLTSSYDEVLNNSHIQSVVIAAPAIAHYALAKKALLAGKDVYVEKPLCLDSREGEELIHLAEEKGCILMVGHLLQYHPCIKALQELLGRGELGKLHYIVSNRLNLGSIRTEENALWSFAPHDISVILSLVGHNLPHQVRCTGADYLSKGVADTTMTTLRFANDVRAHIYVSWLHPFKEQKLVVIGSTGMAVFDDTKPWDEKLVLYRNHVTWTDGNIPLANKNEAEKVVVPQAEPLREECLHFIKCCQERIAPRTDGKEGLQVLKVLQAAQASLNEDGAEKNPSIKSSLEQTSPQYYAHPTAIIGPQAEIEVGTKIWHFSHIMDGAKVGQACNIGQNVVISPSVVLGKNVKVQNNVSVYTGVICEDHVFLGPSMVFTNVINPRSAVNRRGEYQKTFVRKGATIGANATIVCGVELGEYCFIGSGAVITKDIPPYALIVGNPGRQIGWMSRHGEKLDLPVSIPEDEILEASCPVTGERYQLKGNRIVPVDISQVASENLLQEAF
- a CDS encoding nucleotide sugar dehydrogenase, with protein sequence MPISIERIKSKQITIGIVGLGYVGFPLSLVFAEANVRVIGFDIDVNKISAIQEGKSYIHHINHGRLQKVRENDQFTATSNYEQISHCDAVIICVPTPLDHHLEPDLRFVEETCESIAPHLQPYTLVSLESTTWPGTTDEVVLPILEKSGKVRLNENLYLCFSPEREDPGNKSFGTKNIPKLVGGANEKSLELAVELYRLGIENIVPLSSMRVAETAKLFENIFRSVNIALVNELKLICDPMGIDVWEVIRAAATKPFGFMPFWPGPGLGGHCIPIDPFYLTWKAKEFGVQTRFIELAGEINRSMPRYVVSKVQDCLNQSEKAMKGSKILILGLAYKSDIDDMRESPSLELIKMMQEKGAVVDYHDNHIPEIGMSREYSFLEGKKSVSLSENYDCFVLATKHSYFSADHILSFRVPTVDTRNFLPENSLVFKA
- a CDS encoding DegT/DnrJ/EryC1/StrS family aminotransferase translates to MEFIDIKKQYQLYKKEIDLAIHEVLDQGNFIMGEQVRTLESTLAQYTNTKHCITVSSGTDSLQIALMALGVGFGDEVITVPFTWISSTEVIGLVGATPVFVDIEDRTYNIDVEQLEKAITPKTKAILPVSLFGQMPDYTAINEIANKYGLPVIEDGAQSFGATQHGRKSCSATTIGSTSFFPAKPLGCYGDGGALFTNDDTLAAKMRAIRTHGGERRHHHTCLGMNGRLDTMQAAILLAKFPHFDQEAQARASIGHFYSQELAGYCVIPEIQAGNTHVYAQYTIRTPERDELAKYLQAKGVPTGIYYPKCVHEQPVFKPLGYARGSMPVAEKMADEVISLPMHPWLTEEDQHHIINMIKEFCCAPAAC